One region of Chloroflexota bacterium genomic DNA includes:
- the fabG gene encoding 3-oxoacyl-[acyl-carrier-protein] reductase has protein sequence MRFEGRVAVVTGGTRGIGRAICERLAAEGAKVVVNYRASAKEAEEVVAAIKAKGGEAMAVQGDVSDAAQAEALIQKAIESYGKVDILVNNAGTTRDALLMRMSEEDWDIVLDTNLKGTFHTCRAVQRHMMKNRYGRIVNITSVAGLAGNPGQVNYCAAKAGIIGLTKAIAKESGARGVTCNAVAPGYVPTVLTSTLPQEYVDLAIKMTPLGRAGTPEDIAAAVAFLASDEASFITGQVLAVDGGLSMSG, from the coding sequence ATGAGGTTCGAGGGACGGGTAGCTGTAGTCACAGGGGGCACTCGCGGCATCGGGCGCGCTATCTGCGAGCGTCTGGCTGCCGAGGGGGCCAAGGTGGTGGTCAACTATCGCGCCAGCGCCAAGGAGGCCGAGGAAGTCGTCGCCGCCATCAAGGCCAAGGGTGGTGAGGCAATGGCCGTCCAAGGCGACGTCAGCGATGCGGCTCAGGCGGAGGCTCTCATCCAGAAGGCGATCGAGTCGTATGGCAAGGTGGACATTCTGGTCAACAATGCCGGTACCACGCGCGACGCCCTGCTCATGCGCATGTCCGAAGAAGACTGGGACATCGTCCTGGATACCAACCTGAAGGGCACTTTTCACACCTGCCGCGCAGTCCAGCGCCACATGATGAAAAACCGCTACGGACGCATTGTGAACATCACATCGGTCGCTGGCTTGGCGGGTAACCCTGGGCAAGTCAACTACTGTGCAGCCAAGGCAGGCATCATTGGCCTCACCAAGGCGATCGCCAAGGAGTCCGGAGCACGCGGGGTCACGTGTAACGCCGTGGCACCGGGCTACGTGCCCACTGTGCTCACTTCCACTCTGCCACAGGAATACGTGGACCTGGCCATCAAGATGACGCCTTTGGGCCGGGCGGGCACACCGGAAGACATCGCTGCTGCCGTGGCGTTCCTGGCCTCCGACGAAGCCAGTTTCATCACCGGTCAAGTGCTCGCCGTAGATGGCGGCTTGTCCATGAGTGGCTGA
- a CDS encoding Asp23/Gls24 family envelope stress response protein — MEGQPGRVTVAPNVLATIARLTTLSVPGVVRMSKGFMQGVKGLLRPYFSEGVYLSVEDNVVSMDLYITVQRDVNMLKVSREIQTQVARAIQDIVGMPVREINVHIVDVEEPATKK, encoded by the coding sequence ATGGAAGGTCAACCTGGTCGTGTTACCGTCGCTCCCAACGTCCTGGCCACCATCGCCCGGCTAACCACGCTCAGCGTGCCGGGCGTGGTGCGGATGAGCAAGGGTTTCATGCAAGGCGTGAAGGGTTTGCTGCGGCCGTACTTCAGCGAGGGAGTGTATCTGAGCGTCGAAGACAACGTTGTTTCCATGGACCTTTACATTACCGTGCAACGCGACGTCAACATGTTGAAAGTCAGTCGCGAGATCCAGACCCAAGTGGCGCGCGCCATCCAGGACATCGTCGGGATGCCAGTGCGCGAGATCAACGTGCACATCGTGGACGTCGAGGAACCAGCGACGAAGAAGTGA
- the nusB gene encoding transcription antitermination factor NusB, producing the protein MRPRHLARVTALQTLFEVDLVGHAPEKVLAYLTEEDDLSEAVVAFARKLVQGVLDHRSALDAIIARVAPNWPVEQLPGVDRNVLRMAIYEMLSDNETPVKVIINEAVELAKTFGSESSRRFVNGVLGTVAAQSADLTAKYFQHETASTTQS; encoded by the coding sequence GTGAGGCCCCGACATCTGGCTCGTGTTACCGCTTTGCAGACGCTTTTCGAAGTGGATCTGGTAGGCCATGCCCCAGAGAAGGTGTTGGCTTATCTGACGGAAGAGGATGATCTCTCTGAGGCAGTGGTAGCGTTTGCCAGAAAACTGGTACAAGGGGTATTGGACCACCGCTCTGCACTGGATGCCATCATTGCCCGGGTGGCACCCAACTGGCCGGTGGAGCAATTGCCGGGCGTAGACCGTAACGTGTTGCGAATGGCCATATATGAAATGCTATCGGACAACGAGACGCCGGTTAAGGTGATCATCAATGAGGCTGTCGAACTGGCGAAAACGTTCGGGAGCGAGAGTTCGCGTCGGTTTGTAAACGGGGTCCTGGGGACGGTCGCGGCCCAGTCCGCTGACCTGACCGCCAAATATTTCCAACACGAGACCGCCTCCACTACCCAGTCTTGA
- the tatB gene encoding twin-arginine translocase subunit TatB, with translation MNFLNIGPMEAFVILIIALIVLGPERLPEVARSLGNAMRQLQQASSEFTSQLMHELQETEKEVAPLQDASRALEGLQEDIQRTTALPNLREGTEKTTKAGHLSERPGETSGEVAPARNEEEAAWPTRAG, from the coding sequence ATGAATTTTCTGAACATTGGGCCGATGGAGGCCTTTGTCATCTTGATCATTGCTCTCATCGTTCTGGGGCCAGAGCGGCTACCCGAGGTAGCGCGCAGCCTGGGCAATGCGATGCGCCAATTACAGCAAGCGTCTTCAGAATTCACTTCGCAACTGATGCACGAGTTACAAGAAACGGAGAAAGAGGTTGCCCCACTCCAGGATGCCTCCCGCGCACTCGAGGGCCTGCAGGAAGATATACAGAGAACCACTGCCCTGCCAAACCTGCGGGAGGGAACGGAGAAAACGACAAAGGCAGGCCATCTCAGCGAGAGGCCAGGCGAGACCTCAGGGGAAGTCGCACCCGCTCGGAATGAGGAGGAAGCGGCGTGGCCAACGAGAGCCGGATGA
- the tatC gene encoding twin-arginine translocase subunit TatC, whose protein sequence is MANESRMTILEHLSELRARLIICVVTLVLTTFISFAFTDRILRLLIAPAGIKPIFLRPTEMFVTYFRVALLAGMVLAMPVIVYQVLRFTLPALKPNERRYVFLAIPTASVFFVIGILFAQFILLPFALRYLLTFGGDIAEARWAIGEYVSFVTTLLFWSGVIFETPLLLFFLTKLGVVSTAFLSENRKYALLASAVLAAIITPTPDPFNMLLVMVPLCLMYEAGVLLSRFA, encoded by the coding sequence GTGGCCAACGAGAGCCGGATGACCATCCTGGAGCATCTCTCTGAACTCCGGGCCCGGCTCATCATCTGTGTGGTGACATTGGTGCTAACTACATTTATTAGTTTCGCTTTCACCGATCGGATATTACGTCTTCTCATCGCCCCGGCGGGCATCAAGCCCATCTTTCTTCGGCCCACCGAGATGTTCGTCACCTATTTTCGGGTCGCGCTCCTGGCTGGCATGGTCCTGGCAATGCCGGTTATCGTTTACCAAGTTCTTCGTTTCACCCTGCCTGCCCTCAAGCCGAACGAGCGTCGCTACGTTTTCCTGGCCATACCCACAGCCAGCGTCTTCTTCGTCATCGGGATACTCTTCGCCCAGTTCATCTTGCTCCCCTTTGCCCTGCGCTACCTGCTCACCTTCGGCGGCGACATCGCCGAGGCTCGGTGGGCGATCGGGGAGTACGTCTCTTTTGTCACCACGTTGCTCTTTTGGTCCGGTGTTATCTTCGAGACTCCCTTGCTTTTATTTTTCCTCACGAAACTGGGCGTTGTTTCGACTGCCTTTCTCTCCGAGAATCGGAAATACGCCTTGCTCGCCTCGGCTGTTTTGGCGGCTATCATTACACCGACACCAGACCCTTTCAATATGCTATTGGTTATGGTTCCACTATGTCTGATGTATGAGGCAGGCGTGTTGCTGTCGAGGTTTGCGTAA
- a CDS encoding bifunctional enoyl-CoA hydratase/phosphate acetyltransferase — translation MPIIANYTHLLEFAASLGPVPVAIAAAEEEEVILAAHEAQRRGIVEPLLVGNETAIMTLARQQGIDPRRLHIVPEPDPEAAANRTMRIVASGEARVAVKGQIETSKFLKAALDRENGLRTERLISHVGIFEVPGFERLLFITDGGVVLYPTLQQKVEIIRNAIEVAHKVGIEWPRVALLAAADTVLPNVPLTVEIAGIVAMRERWASERAYVDGPLLLDSAVSPEIARARGLSGPVAGQADILVGPNVESVNIMAKGITYFAGGMMAGVVVGARAPLVVGSRADPPQTRLVCIAAGALIAGKG, via the coding sequence ATGCCAATCATTGCGAACTACACGCACCTTCTGGAATTCGCCGCCTCGCTTGGACCTGTGCCGGTGGCCATCGCCGCTGCCGAAGAGGAGGAAGTGATCCTCGCCGCCCACGAAGCACAACGGCGTGGCATCGTGGAGCCCCTCCTCGTGGGCAATGAAACAGCCATTATGACTCTGGCCCGCCAACAGGGCATTGACCCCCGACGCCTGCACATTGTTCCCGAACCGGACCCGGAGGCGGCTGCTAACCGCACCATGCGCATTGTGGCCTCTGGCGAGGCCCGGGTAGCGGTCAAAGGGCAAATTGAGACCAGCAAATTCTTGAAGGCCGCCTTGGACCGCGAGAACGGGCTGCGTACCGAACGCCTCATCTCCCACGTGGGTATCTTTGAGGTGCCTGGCTTTGAACGCCTGTTGTTCATCACCGACGGCGGCGTAGTGCTCTACCCCACCCTGCAGCAAAAGGTAGAGATCATCCGCAACGCCATCGAGGTTGCTCACAAGGTGGGGATCGAGTGGCCCCGAGTGGCGCTCCTGGCCGCCGCCGACACGGTGTTGCCCAATGTCCCTCTGACCGTGGAAATAGCAGGCATTGTGGCCATGCGCGAACGTTGGGCCAGCGAGCGGGCTTACGTGGACGGCCCCTTGCTCCTGGATAGCGCTGTCTCGCCAGAGATCGCCAGGGCACGCGGATTGAGCGGGCCGGTGGCAGGCCAGGCAGATATACTGGTAGGCCCCAATGTCGAGTCAGTGAACATCATGGCTAAAGGCATCACCTATTTCGCCGGAGGCATGATGGCGGGAGTGGTGGTAGGGGCCAGGGCACCGCTCGTGGTCGGTTCTCGCGCCGACCCACCCCAGACCCGCTTGGTCTGTATCGCAGCCGGCGCACTCATCGCCGGAAAGGGTTAG
- a CDS encoding GTPase, translated as MGAAGRDFHNFNVYFRDNKAYEVVAFTATQIPNIEGRIYPAALAGKLYPKGIPIYPEEELADLIRKHSVDQVVFAYSDVSHEYVMHRASLVLAAGADFRLMGTKSTMLKAKVPVVSVCAVRTGSGKSQTTRRVADILTKELGKKVVVVRHPMPYGDLVKQTAQRFASYADLDRYECTIEEREEYEPHLDRGNIVYAGVDYEVILRQAEKECDILLWDGGNNDLPFYQPDLHIVVTDPHRAGHELKYHPGEANLRLADVVVINKIDTADLRSIAAVRENALATAPRAVLVEAASPIFVENWEAIRGKKVLVVEDGPTLTHGEMQYGAGIVAARKFGAAEIVDPRPYAVRSIAATFEKYPHTGPLLPAMGYGKEQVCDLEETINATPCDLVIVATPIDLRRILHIRPPTVRVRYELQEIGQPTLKDILVARFA; from the coding sequence ATGGGCGCGGCAGGCCGCGACTTCCACAACTTCAACGTTTACTTCCGCGATAACAAAGCCTACGAAGTCGTGGCCTTCACCGCTACGCAGATCCCCAACATTGAAGGGCGCATTTACCCCGCCGCCCTGGCCGGCAAACTATACCCCAAAGGTATTCCCATCTACCCGGAGGAGGAACTCGCGGACCTGATCCGCAAACACAGCGTGGATCAGGTGGTCTTCGCTTATTCGGATGTATCCCACGAGTATGTCATGCACAGGGCTTCTCTAGTCCTGGCTGCCGGTGCCGACTTCCGGCTGATGGGGACAAAGAGCACTATGCTCAAGGCCAAGGTGCCGGTCGTGTCCGTCTGCGCCGTGCGCACGGGGAGCGGCAAGAGCCAGACCACCCGCCGCGTGGCAGATATCCTCACCAAAGAACTGGGCAAAAAGGTGGTGGTCGTGCGCCACCCCATGCCTTACGGGGACCTGGTGAAACAGACGGCGCAACGCTTCGCCTCCTACGCCGACCTCGACCGCTACGAATGCACCATCGAGGAGCGGGAGGAATACGAACCGCACCTGGATCGGGGCAACATCGTTTACGCTGGGGTGGACTACGAGGTGATCCTGCGCCAAGCGGAGAAGGAGTGCGATATCCTACTATGGGATGGGGGCAATAACGACTTGCCCTTCTACCAGCCTGACCTGCACATCGTCGTGACGGACCCGCATCGGGCGGGTCACGAACTCAAGTATCACCCCGGCGAAGCCAACCTACGCCTGGCCGATGTGGTGGTCATCAACAAGATTGACACTGCCGACTTGCGCAGCATCGCCGCCGTGCGTGAGAACGCGCTGGCCACAGCGCCCAGAGCGGTTCTTGTAGAGGCTGCATCGCCGATCTTTGTGGAGAACTGGGAGGCTATCCGCGGGAAAAAGGTCTTGGTGGTCGAGGATGGGCCGACTCTCACCCACGGCGAAATGCAATACGGCGCTGGGATTGTAGCCGCCCGGAAATTCGGGGCTGCCGAGATCGTGGACCCGCGGCCCTACGCAGTGCGCAGCATCGCCGCCACCTTCGAGAAGTATCCTCACACCGGGCCACTGCTCCCAGCCATGGGCTATGGGAAAGAGCAGGTCTGCGATCTCGAAGAGACCATCAATGCCACGCCCTGCGATTTGGTCATCGTGGCCACGCCGATTGACTTGCGGCGTATTCTCCACATCCGCCCGCCGACCGTTCGCGTGCGCTATGAACTCCAGGAAATTGGCCAGCCCACACTCAAGGACATACTGGTGGCCCGATTCGCCTGA
- a CDS encoding acetyl-CoA acetyltransferase gives MIEQVAIIGVGYSGYRSLTPDLSYKEMMFEAAVRAYQEAGIDPRADVDGFVTVAEDYNEGTSIFDEYVPDQLGGVLKPVHTIGGDGIHGLIAAYMQILTGAMDIVVVEGHSKASNILTKPEIMAFAMDPVFNRPLAAHPYFIAGMEMQRYLFETGTTPLQCAQVVVKNKANALQNPIAAHPANISPEEVLFSAPVAEPLTQLEIAPHADGAIVMVLASEKTARALSDAPIWIRGVGWCNDTFWLESRSWSEAWYARLAGQMAYRMAGLRSPRYDLDLAEVDDTFAYKELQHMEALGLCQPGEAGILTEEGATEITGDLPINPSGGSLGCGHLLDASGLARVLEVVWQLRGQAGPRQVEDAELALAFGWRGLPTTSGAAIVLSN, from the coding sequence ATGATCGAACAAGTCGCCATCATTGGCGTTGGCTACAGCGGATATCGCTCTCTCACCCCGGACCTCTCTTACAAAGAGATGATGTTTGAGGCCGCGGTGAGGGCATATCAGGAGGCCGGGATTGATCCCAGAGCAGATGTGGACGGTTTCGTCACCGTAGCCGAGGACTACAACGAGGGCACCAGCATCTTTGACGAATATGTTCCCGACCAGTTGGGCGGCGTCTTGAAGCCAGTGCATACGATTGGCGGCGATGGCATCCACGGCCTGATCGCTGCCTACATGCAGATCTTGACCGGTGCGATGGACATCGTCGTCGTGGAGGGCCACTCCAAGGCCTCCAACATCCTCACCAAGCCGGAGATTATGGCCTTCGCTATGGACCCGGTCTTCAATCGCCCCCTGGCAGCCCATCCCTATTTCATCGCTGGCATGGAGATGCAACGCTATCTATTTGAAACTGGCACCACCCCTCTCCAGTGCGCCCAGGTGGTAGTCAAAAACAAAGCCAACGCCCTGCAGAACCCCATCGCCGCTCACCCGGCCAATATATCGCCGGAGGAAGTGTTGTTTTCGGCGCCAGTGGCCGAGCCGTTGACGCAACTGGAAATCGCACCCCATGCCGACGGAGCCATCGTCATGGTGTTGGCCTCGGAGAAGACAGCGCGTGCCCTCTCCGATGCGCCCATCTGGATCCGGGGCGTGGGTTGGTGCAACGACACTTTCTGGTTGGAGAGCCGCTCCTGGAGCGAGGCGTGGTATGCGCGCCTGGCCGGCCAGATGGCCTATCGCATGGCTGGCCTCCGCAGCCCTCGGTATGACTTGGACCTGGCCGAAGTGGACGATACTTTCGCCTACAAAGAATTGCAGCATATGGAAGCCCTCGGTTTATGTCAACCTGGAGAGGCGGGCATCCTCACTGAAGAGGGAGCGACTGAAATCACCGGCGACCTGCCAATCAATCCCTCTGGTGGCAGCCTGGGCTGTGGGCATCTATTGGATGCTTCCGGGCTGGCCCGCGTTCTCGAGGTCGTATGGCAGTTACGCGGCCAGGCCGGGCCGCGACAAGTGGAAGACGCCGAACTGGCGCTGGCTTTCGGCTGGCGGGGCCTGCCTACTACCAGCGGCGCGGCAATCGTGCTGAGCAACTGA
- a CDS encoding thiolase domain-containing protein, protein MSKRRVAIVGAGMTKFVRRAQETGKELAFQASKMALDSCELTLDDIGAVCLGTAPDAFDGVHMKAEYLSDGAGALGKPYMRSYVGGGTGVFAVIQGWYHVASGLFDTCLVVCEEKMSSCQPHPQGAFLTIFDHTTERALGPNLLWIFALEMNAYMTRYGLDKRDIALVSVKNKRNAADHPCALLGDPNITVEDVLNSEVLAWPVQRLDVSPISDGAVAIVLAADHVARRVTDKPVWIEGVGWSLDTAYWTNRDLSYPTYVEEAARMAYKMAGITEPRKQIHIAEPYDPFDYKELHHLEGLLLADKGEAPRLTADGVTQRTGDLPVCPSGGLLGVGNPIAAAGLMKVAEIFWQLRGEAGARQVPGNPKRGVAQAWGDLMQVGTVVVLGV, encoded by the coding sequence ATGAGCAAACGCAGAGTAGCCATTGTGGGCGCAGGGATGACCAAATTCGTCCGCCGCGCCCAAGAAACAGGCAAGGAACTGGCCTTCCAGGCCAGCAAGATGGCCTTGGATTCCTGTGAACTGACGCTGGATGACATCGGTGCCGTGTGCCTGGGCACCGCGCCGGACGCTTTCGACGGCGTGCACATGAAAGCCGAGTATCTCAGCGACGGAGCCGGGGCATTGGGAAAGCCCTATATGCGCTCGTATGTGGGCGGTGGAACCGGGGTCTTCGCGGTGATCCAGGGTTGGTACCACGTGGCCAGCGGCCTGTTCGATACCTGCTTGGTGGTGTGCGAGGAGAAGATGTCGTCCTGCCAACCGCACCCGCAGGGGGCTTTCCTCACTATCTTCGACCACACCACCGAGCGCGCGCTGGGGCCTAACCTGCTGTGGATTTTCGCCCTGGAAATGAACGCCTATATGACTCGCTATGGCCTGGATAAACGCGACATTGCCCTGGTTTCTGTCAAAAACAAGCGGAATGCCGCCGACCACCCCTGCGCCCTCTTGGGAGATCCAAACATCACTGTGGAGGATGTTCTCAACTCCGAAGTGCTGGCCTGGCCGGTGCAGCGTCTGGATGTGAGCCCGATCTCAGATGGGGCGGTGGCCATTGTGCTCGCGGCGGACCATGTGGCCAGGCGTGTCACCGACAAGCCGGTGTGGATTGAGGGCGTCGGCTGGAGCCTGGACACCGCTTACTGGACCAACCGTGACCTCTCCTATCCCACCTACGTCGAAGAGGCGGCGCGCATGGCCTACAAGATGGCGGGCATCACCGAGCCACGCAAGCAAATCCACATTGCCGAGCCTTATGATCCCTTCGACTATAAGGAACTACATCACCTCGAGGGGCTGCTCCTGGCGGACAAGGGCGAGGCGCCGCGTCTGACGGCCGATGGCGTCACCCAGCGCACTGGGGATCTGCCGGTGTGTCCATCGGGAGGCCTCCTGGGGGTGGGCAATCCCATCGCTGCAGCCGGCCTGATGAAGGTGGCAGAGATCTTCTGGCAATTGCGCGGTGAGGCCGGCGCCCGCCAGGTGCCCGGCAATCCCAAGCGGGGCGTAGCCCAGGCCTGGGGCGATCTAATGCAAGTCGGCACTGTGGTAGTGCTCGGAGTATAG
- a CDS encoding Zn-ribbon domain-containing OB-fold protein, giving the protein MTVNIKEFPGTPLSEKDFQKGRILFTEWVPKAHYAWDAGVAIGRYLAELKAGHLIGRQCWGCRRVMIPPRMFCEHCFRPTDEWVYFQDTGTVRTFSLCYVTWDMRELTEPQIPAVIEIDGASKGMGILHLLGEVDPKAVHIGMRVKAVWKPAEEREGAITDIRHFKPL; this is encoded by the coding sequence ATGACTGTCAATATCAAGGAGTTTCCGGGAACCCCCCTTTCGGAGAAAGACTTTCAGAAAGGGCGGATCCTCTTCACCGAGTGGGTGCCCAAGGCGCACTATGCCTGGGATGCAGGGGTGGCCATCGGCCGTTATCTAGCCGAACTGAAGGCCGGTCACTTGATCGGACGCCAGTGCTGGGGATGCCGACGGGTGATGATCCCGCCGCGGATGTTCTGCGAACATTGCTTCCGTCCCACCGACGAGTGGGTCTACTTTCAGGATACGGGCACAGTGCGCACGTTCTCCCTGTGCTATGTCACCTGGGATATGCGAGAGTTGACCGAGCCTCAAATCCCCGCAGTGATCGAGATAGATGGCGCCTCGAAAGGCATGGGCATCCTGCATCTACTGGGCGAGGTAGATCCCAAGGCGGTACACATCGGGATGCGCGTTAAGGCCGTGTGGAAGCCGGCAGAAGAGCGCGAGGGGGCCATCACCGACATACGGCATTTCAAGCCGTTGTGA
- a CDS encoding Zn-ribbon domain-containing OB-fold protein, with product MAITERLGELREARAWEGEIPTRYRYTMGLAGERFFREIKERGQLLGTRCPSCGCIYVPPRLYCEQCFEKLDEWLEVGPQGTVHSFTVLHLGLDGSALEQPKIIAFVQLDDADGGLVHYLGEIEPEEVYIGLPVEAVFKPKAERVGSILDIQYFRPVA from the coding sequence ATGGCTATCACAGAGCGATTGGGAGAACTGCGCGAGGCCAGAGCCTGGGAGGGCGAGATCCCGACCCGTTATCGCTACACCATGGGTCTGGCCGGAGAGCGATTCTTCCGCGAGATCAAAGAACGCGGCCAACTGTTGGGCACGCGTTGTCCGAGTTGTGGGTGCATTTACGTGCCACCGCGTCTCTACTGTGAGCAGTGCTTTGAGAAATTGGACGAGTGGCTGGAGGTGGGCCCTCAGGGAACGGTACACAGTTTCACCGTCTTACACCTGGGTCTGGATGGCTCTGCTCTGGAGCAACCCAAAATCATTGCCTTCGTGCAACTGGATGACGCCGACGGCGGACTGGTGCATTACCTAGGCGAGATCGAGCCGGAGGAGGTGTACATCGGCCTGCCAGTCGAGGCTGTGTTCAAGCCTAAGGCAGAGCGTGTGGGCTCCATTTTGGACATCCAGTACTTCAGACCCGTTGCGTGA
- a CDS encoding acyl-CoA dehydrogenase, giving the protein MDFELNEEQRMMRKMVRDFAEKEIRPIAAETDHSGKFPWDIIRKMGQLGLMGLTIPEEYGGAGGDAVSYAIAVEEISRACGSTGITMAAHTSLGLFPIYAFGTEEQKRKYLPRLASGEGLAAFGLTEPEAGSDAGATRTTAVRDGDHWVINGQKIFITSGSIAEVVIVTARTGGEAGTKNISCFIVEKGTPGFRPGRDEEKMGLKGSVTSQLFFEDCRVPASNLLGKEGEGFKQALITLDGGRVSIGAMALGLAQAAFEKAVRYSKERVQFGQPICNFQAIQWMLSDMATEIDAARLLVYRAAALKDQGVRFTKEAAMAKLYASEVAERAAFKALQIHGGYGYMREYEVERIYRDQRLCSIGEGTSEIQRLVIAREVLK; this is encoded by the coding sequence GTGGACTTTGAACTGAACGAAGAGCAGCGCATGATGCGCAAGATGGTCCGTGACTTCGCAGAGAAAGAGATCCGCCCCATCGCTGCCGAGACTGATCACAGTGGCAAGTTTCCCTGGGACATCATCCGCAAGATGGGCCAACTGGGGTTGATGGGCCTCACCATCCCCGAGGAGTACGGCGGAGCGGGCGGCGACGCTGTGAGTTATGCCATCGCCGTGGAAGAAATCTCCCGGGCGTGTGGTTCCACCGGCATCACTATGGCTGCTCATACTTCACTGGGCCTGTTCCCCATCTACGCCTTTGGGACCGAGGAGCAAAAGCGGAAGTACCTGCCCCGGTTAGCATCGGGCGAGGGGTTGGCGGCCTTCGGATTGACTGAACCCGAGGCCGGGTCCGATGCTGGTGCGACCCGCACCACCGCTGTGCGCGATGGCGACCATTGGGTCATCAATGGGCAGAAGATCTTCATCACATCCGGTTCGATCGCAGAAGTGGTAATCGTGACCGCGCGGACCGGTGGGGAGGCGGGGACCAAGAACATCTCCTGTTTCATTGTCGAGAAAGGCACGCCCGGTTTCCGTCCGGGGCGCGACGAGGAGAAGATGGGCCTCAAGGGTTCGGTTACCTCGCAACTCTTCTTTGAGGACTGCCGGGTCCCTGCCAGCAATCTGCTGGGCAAGGAGGGGGAAGGCTTCAAACAGGCCCTCATCACCCTGGATGGCGGGCGTGTCAGCATCGGGGCGATGGCTCTGGGACTGGCCCAAGCCGCGTTCGAGAAGGCGGTGCGCTATTCCAAAGAGCGCGTGCAATTCGGCCAGCCCATCTGCAACTTCCAGGCCATCCAGTGGATGTTGTCTGATATGGCGACGGAGATTGACGCCGCTAGGCTTCTGGTCTACCGGGCGGCAGCGCTGAAAGATCAGGGCGTGCGCTTCACCAAGGAGGCAGCCATGGCGAAGTTATATGCCTCCGAAGTCGCGGAACGCGCTGCATTCAAAGCCCTCCAGATTCACGGTGGCTACGGCTATATGCGCGAATACGAGGTCGAACGCATCTACCGCGACCAACGGCTGTGCTCCATCGGCGAGGGCACGAGCGAGATCCAAAGACTGGTGATCGCCCGCGAGGTGTTGAAGTAG